A genomic segment from Kyrpidia tusciae DSM 2912 encodes:
- a CDS encoding Uma2 family endonuclease, with protein sequence MSRLSSSVHQPDRRYNYEDYLNWLDDKRWELIDGVPYDMSPSPSRRHQFILGQLAAEFTSYLRGKPCEAFVAPFDVRLFAETKGDDEIFDVVQPDLSVICDTAKLDERGCAGSPDLIVEILSPSTGKKDRWIKYKLYERAGVKEYWIVEPVNSTVEVFRLNLDGRFELDAVYGQGDRLRVGLFEDLVIDLDVVFAGE encoded by the coding sequence GTGAGTCGATTGAGTTCATCGGTACACCAACCGGATCGCAGGTACAATTACGAAGATTATTTAAATTGGCTAGATGATAAGCGTTGGGAGCTCATCGATGGCGTACCCTACGATATGTCTCCGTCCCCGTCCCGGAGGCATCAGTTCATTCTGGGTCAACTGGCGGCGGAGTTCACTTCGTACCTCCGGGGCAAACCTTGTGAAGCCTTTGTCGCACCTTTTGACGTGAGACTCTTTGCAGAAACAAAAGGGGACGATGAGATCTTTGACGTTGTTCAGCCCGATCTCAGTGTCATTTGTGATACGGCGAAACTAGATGAACGGGGATGCGCCGGAAGTCCGGATTTAATCGTGGAAATCCTTTCACCGTCCACGGGCAAGAAGGATCGATGGATCAAGTACAAGCTTTATGAGCGGGCGGGCGTCAAAGAGTATTGGATTGTGGAACCCGTGAACAGTACCGTAGAGGTCTTCCGTTTGAACCTGGATGGACGTTTCGAGTTGGATGCCGTTTACGGCCAGGGCGATCGACTGCGTGTCGGTTTGTTTGAGGATTTGGTCATTGATTTGGATGTGGTTTTTGCAGGAGAGTAA